AATTTCAGCTCACCGTGCGCGAGAGCATCCGGATCGAACCCGCCAGGCCCGGGTGTGTGCTCTTGAATGGGGCACAGAATCGGAGAGATGACGAGCAGCGGCGTCTCAGGATGGCCGTCTCGAATGGTGTCGAGAAACCCGTGCACTGCCGGCCCGAAGGCGCGGAGCCGCATCAGGTCGCTGTTCACGAGGTTGATGCCCATCTTGACGCTGATGAGGTCGGCCGAGGCGTCCCTGATCGTTCGCGCCATGAACGGGTCGAGAAGCGCGCTGCCGCCGAACCCAAGGTTCACGAGGTTGAGGTCTCGAGATCGGGCGACCAGTGCCGGCCAGATCTGTGTCGGACGCGTCGCGTTCGAGCCGTGACTGATCGAACTGCCGTGATGCAGCCAGACGGGGCGGTCGTCGGCGACAGGGTGCACGGGAGCATTGGTGTGCAGCGCAACGAGAGTGATCGCCTCGTTGTGCGGAAGCCAGAGCTCGACGCACTTGTCGCCCGCTGGAAGACTCGTGAAGCGGATGCGGTCGGGCGGGCTCGCCTCGACGCTGCGCTCACCCGTCTGCATGTCGATCGTGACGACAGTTGCATTCTTCAGCGAAGCCTGCGCGGTCACGTCGCCGTCGATGACGAAGTCAAAGATGCCGTGCGGTCGCGCCGGAACGCCGCGGAACCCGAAGCGAACGGCGCCGGCCTCAAGCTCGATGCTAGTCGCCGCCGTTGTGAAGACGAGCCTCACGCCCGAGGGCTGAGACTCCGCCATGTCGATCTGCGGGTCGGCTGCCTGCCGCCGCGCCCATGCGGGCAGGCGATGCACCGTGAGGCCGTTGTCCGTTGACTCCAGGGAGTGTGCGCCGTGAACGAGCTGATCGGTGATGGTTGTGGTGAGTGAATCGTGAGTGGGCATATGCTCTTTTCCGTGGTTCCGAGTCTGCCACGGG
The Paramicrobacterium chengjingii DNA segment above includes these coding regions:
- a CDS encoding SGNH/GDSL hydrolase family protein; the encoded protein is MPTHDSLTTTITDQLVHGAHSLESTDNGLTVHRLPAWARRQAADPQIDMAESQPSGVRLVFTTAATSIELEAGAVRFGFRGVPARPHGIFDFVIDGDVTAQASLKNATVVTIDMQTGERSVEASPPDRIRFTSLPAGDKCVELWLPHNEAITLVALHTNAPVHPVADDRPVWLHHGSSISHGSNATRPTQIWPALVARSRDLNLVNLGFGGSALLDPFMARTIRDASADLISVKMGINLVNSDLMRLRAFGPAVHGFLDTIRDGHPETPLLVISPILCPIQEHTPGPGGFDPDALAHGELKFTALGDPADVAAGKLTLTVIREQLARIVAERAADDPHLHYLDGLELYGPGDADEHPLPDNLHPDAATHRLIGERFAAVAWPS